A genome region from Cyprinus carpio isolate SPL01 chromosome B23, ASM1834038v1, whole genome shotgun sequence includes the following:
- the frmd4bb gene encoding FERM domain-containing protein 4B isoform X1 — translation MDFLPQPKLLSHELLDLVSSHFNLKEKEYFGFTYVDDTGQCKWLQLDRRVLEHDFSKKSGPIALQFLVRFYIETISLLKEHTTVELFFLNAKSAIYNGDIEVESELVFKLAAHALQESKGDYTSDENTRADLKKLPALPTKVLKEHPSLAYCEERVIEHYKLLKGLSRGQAIVQYLTLVESLPTYGVHYYEVKDKQGLPWWLGISYKGIGQYDHQDKVKPRKLFQWKQLENLYFREKKFAVEVNDPHRRTVTKRTFGQTGLVIHTWYASHSLIKTIWVMAISQHQFYLNRKQSKAKITKARSLGDIAADLTENGASKMNKLSAGVKNQLIMASNGSLVSTGSADSEMNDDQKKEKLAELRKREREIQDILSQKLTELKEICLREAELTGKLPKEYPHIKGETPPHVRRRVGTAFKLDDLFPYNEDPYLRNLESRFALQQKIVEAAKKLAAEPDISKLVRKKRRRNCLDAMQKLQEIEDEMNQYRLKKGQKPTQRASVIIADELAQSECSSLCESLPLDDEDDGKRPRSRSVQCSPCLSPPLSSSGLEYNTERRSSSSDTHHDRPLNRLDHEVQGPGHYYIPREVFSAQSSPCKTLPRMPKDPRSLPQTPVMPRNAYSNSQLGSEGHIRGFRHRSGSLESQSQVLHSHCANKSAFPLSPSRRSNSTEVLDDCSSYTSMSSMDYCLPCSATPPYRVLDSQSHDYRLHRKVEIYGNTGSMPNLVPQSSSCYGYQQNHYGPTAYCVTGYPGFEYEPCSNGAYVYESELEGHYNINPTYPAHGYQSRSRNRHYGIEGSDNLSQNPYATVRPPRGRQGPLNEVLTKNMYKALVAEHLKGWYNRSAGHRDPGTYQLVYTYKYDRGSQHSLGYQTLPAPFSHSSRTNSFSSVSSTASGGGNWQNHLAVGLTDGELPDGPLSAGAYSPSYSRSPTHNRFPSESAASHTSEPIEVFGAMASGSDTDH, via the exons ATGGATTTTCTCCCGCAGCCAAAGCTGTTGTCTCATGAACTCTTGGATTTGGTCTCGTCCCATTTTAACCTGAAAGAGAAGGAATACTTTGGGTTCACTTATGTGGATGATAC TGGTCAATGCAAATGGCTGCAGCTGGACCGCAGAGTGCTGGAACATGACTTCTCCAAGAAATCCGGGCCTATTGCGCTTCAGTTCCTGGTGAG GTTCTATATTGAGACCATTTCACTTCTGAAGGAGCACACAACTGTGGAGTTATTCTTTCTGAATGCCAAGTCGGCCATCTATAAT GGTGACATTGAGGTGGAGAGCGAGCTGGTTTTTAAATTGGCTGCTCATGCACTGCAG GAATCTAAAGGAGACTATACAAG TGATGAAAACACCCGAGCAGATCTGAAGAAGCTTCCAGCACTGCCCACTAAAGTCCTGAAGGAGCATCCATCTCTAGCATACTG CGAGGAGCGTGTGATTGAGCACTACAAGCTGTTGAAAGGGCTCTCCAGAGGACAGGCCATTGTGCA GTATTTGACCCTGGTGGAGTCACTGCCCACATATGGAGTGCATTATTATGAAGTGAAG GATAAACAAGGACTTCCATGGTGGCTGGGCATCAGCTATAAAGGCATAGGACAGTATGACCACCAAGATAAAGTAAAACCTCGGAAG CTCTTCCAGTGGAAGCAGTTGGAGAACTTGTACTTCAGAGAGAAGAAGTTTGCCGTGGAGGTGAATGACCCTCACAG GCGAACAGTGACTAAACGCACATTTGGCCAGACGGGACTAGTGATCCACACTTGGTATGCCAGTCACTCATTGATCAAAACCATCTGGGTCATGGCCATCAGCCAACATCAGTTCTACctgaacaggaaacagagcaag GCCAAAATCACCAAAGCCAGGAGTTTAGGAGACATCGCGGCTGACCTGACAGAGAACGGagcatcaaagatgaacaaactGAGCGCAGGAGTGAAAAATCAGCTCATCATGGCCAGTAACGGGAGTCTGGTTTCAACAG GTTCGGCTGACTCTGAAATGAACGACGACCAGAAAAAAGAGAAACTCGCCgagctgagaaagagagagagagagatccaggATATACTTAGCCAAAAACTGACAGAGCTGAAGGAAATATGCCTGCGGGAGGCT GAACTCACTGGCAAACTCCCAAAAGAGTATCCCCACATCAAAGGCGAAACCCCTCCTCATGTTCGGAGGAGAGTCGGGACGGCCTTCAAATTGGATGACCTTTTCCCATATAATGAG GATCCATACCTCAGAAATTTGGAGAGCCGCTTTGCGTTGCAGCAGAAAATCGTGGAGGCGGCCAAGAAGCTCGCTGCTGAGCCTGACATCTCTAAATTAGTGAGGAAAAAAAGGAGGAGGAACTGTCTGGACGCCATGCAAAAGCTGCAGGAGATCGAAGATGAAATGAACCAATACAGACTGAAGAAAGGGCAGAAACCCACACAGAGAGCTTCTGTGATCATAGCCG ATGAACTGGCTCAGTCTGAGTGCAGCTCTCTGTGTGAAAGTCTTCCTCTAGATGACG AAGATGATGGCAAGAGGCCACGTTCCCGCTCCGTCCAATGCTCCCCATGTCTTAGTCCTCCTTTGTCATCCTCCGGCCTGGAATACAACACCGAGAGAAGATCCTCATCCAGCGACACACATCACGACAGACCTCTTAACAG ATTAGATCATGAGGTCCAAGGCCCAGGACATTATTACATCCCCCGAGAGGTGTTCTCTGCCCAAAGCAGTCCATGTAAAACGTTACCCAGAATGCCAAAGGATCCCCGCAGCTTACCGCAAACCCCCGTCATGCCCCGTAATGCCTACAGCAACAGCCAACTCGG GTCAGAAGGTCACATCCGTGGTTTCCGGCACCGCAGTGGCAGTTTGGAGTCCCAGTCACAAGTTCTCCACTCTCACTGTGCAAACAAGTCGGCCTTCCCGCTGTCTCCGTCCCGCCGTAGCAACAGTACTGAGGTGCTGGACGACTGCTCGTCCTATACCAGCATGTCCAGCATGGACTACTGTCTCCCCTGCTCGGCCACTCCTCCCTACCGCGTGCTGGACTCACAATCCCATGACTACCGGCTCCACCGCAAAGTCGAGATCTATGGCAATACGGGCAGCATGCCAAACTTGGTCCCTCAAAGTTCCAGCTGTTATGGCTACCAGCAGAATCACTACGGCCCCACTGCGTACTGCGTGACTGGGTATCCCGGTTTCGAATATGAGCCTTGTTCTAATGGAGCTTATGTCTATGAGAGCGAACTTGAGGGTCACTATAACATCAACCCCACTTACCCAGCACATGGGTACCAGAGTCGTAGTCGGAATAGGCATTATGGAATAGAGGGGTCGGATAATTTGTCACAGAATCCATACGCCACTGTAAGGCCCCCTAGGGGAAGACAGGGGCCCTTGAACGAGGTGTTGACGAAGAACATGTACAAGGCTTTGGTGGCGGAGCATTTGAAGGGATGGTACAATCGCAGTGCTGGGCACAGGGACCCAGGTACATATCAGCTGGTGTACACCTACAAATATGACCGAGGTTCCCAGCACAGCTTGGGTTACCAGACACTGCCCGCACCCTTCAGCCACTCCAGCCGAACCAACTCGTTCTCCTCAG TATCGTCTACTGCCAGTGGAGGGGGAAACTGGCAGAATCATTTAGCCGTGGGTCTGACTGATGGTGAACTGCCAGACGGTCCCTTGAGCGCTGGGGCTTACAGTCCTTCATACAGTCGCAGTCCTACACACAACAG
- the frmd4bb gene encoding FERM domain-containing protein 4B isoform X2 yields the protein MDFLPQPKLLSHELLDLVSSHFNLKEKEYFGFTYVDDTGQCKWLQLDRRVLEHDFSKKSGPIALQFLVRFYIETISLLKEHTTVELFFLNAKSAIYNGDIEVESELVFKLAAHALQESKGDYTSDENTRADLKKLPALPTKVLKEHPSLAYCEERVIEHYKLLKGLSRGQAIVQYLTLVESLPTYGVHYYEVKDKQGLPWWLGISYKGIGQYDHQDKVKPRKLFQWKQLENLYFREKKFAVEVNDPHRRTVTKRTFGQTGLVIHTWYASHSLIKTIWVMAISQHQFYLNRKQSKAKITKARSLGDIAADLTENGASKMNKLSAGVKNQLIMASNGSLVSTGSADSEMNDDQKKEKLAELRKREREIQDILSQKLTELKEICLREAELTGKLPKEYPHIKGETPPHVRRRVGTAFKLDDLFPYNEDPYLRNLESRFALQQKIVEAAKKLAAEPDISKLVRKKRRRNCLDAMQKLQEIEDEMNQYRLKKGQKPTQRASVIIADELAQSECSSLCESLPLDDDDGKRPRSRSVQCSPCLSPPLSSSGLEYNTERRSSSSDTHHDRPLNRLDHEVQGPGHYYIPREVFSAQSSPCKTLPRMPKDPRSLPQTPVMPRNAYSNSQLGSEGHIRGFRHRSGSLESQSQVLHSHCANKSAFPLSPSRRSNSTEVLDDCSSYTSMSSMDYCLPCSATPPYRVLDSQSHDYRLHRKVEIYGNTGSMPNLVPQSSSCYGYQQNHYGPTAYCVTGYPGFEYEPCSNGAYVYESELEGHYNINPTYPAHGYQSRSRNRHYGIEGSDNLSQNPYATVRPPRGRQGPLNEVLTKNMYKALVAEHLKGWYNRSAGHRDPGTYQLVYTYKYDRGSQHSLGYQTLPAPFSHSSRTNSFSSVSSTASGGGNWQNHLAVGLTDGELPDGPLSAGAYSPSYSRSPTHNRFPSESAASHTSEPIEVFGAMASGSDTDH from the exons ATGGATTTTCTCCCGCAGCCAAAGCTGTTGTCTCATGAACTCTTGGATTTGGTCTCGTCCCATTTTAACCTGAAAGAGAAGGAATACTTTGGGTTCACTTATGTGGATGATAC TGGTCAATGCAAATGGCTGCAGCTGGACCGCAGAGTGCTGGAACATGACTTCTCCAAGAAATCCGGGCCTATTGCGCTTCAGTTCCTGGTGAG GTTCTATATTGAGACCATTTCACTTCTGAAGGAGCACACAACTGTGGAGTTATTCTTTCTGAATGCCAAGTCGGCCATCTATAAT GGTGACATTGAGGTGGAGAGCGAGCTGGTTTTTAAATTGGCTGCTCATGCACTGCAG GAATCTAAAGGAGACTATACAAG TGATGAAAACACCCGAGCAGATCTGAAGAAGCTTCCAGCACTGCCCACTAAAGTCCTGAAGGAGCATCCATCTCTAGCATACTG CGAGGAGCGTGTGATTGAGCACTACAAGCTGTTGAAAGGGCTCTCCAGAGGACAGGCCATTGTGCA GTATTTGACCCTGGTGGAGTCACTGCCCACATATGGAGTGCATTATTATGAAGTGAAG GATAAACAAGGACTTCCATGGTGGCTGGGCATCAGCTATAAAGGCATAGGACAGTATGACCACCAAGATAAAGTAAAACCTCGGAAG CTCTTCCAGTGGAAGCAGTTGGAGAACTTGTACTTCAGAGAGAAGAAGTTTGCCGTGGAGGTGAATGACCCTCACAG GCGAACAGTGACTAAACGCACATTTGGCCAGACGGGACTAGTGATCCACACTTGGTATGCCAGTCACTCATTGATCAAAACCATCTGGGTCATGGCCATCAGCCAACATCAGTTCTACctgaacaggaaacagagcaag GCCAAAATCACCAAAGCCAGGAGTTTAGGAGACATCGCGGCTGACCTGACAGAGAACGGagcatcaaagatgaacaaactGAGCGCAGGAGTGAAAAATCAGCTCATCATGGCCAGTAACGGGAGTCTGGTTTCAACAG GTTCGGCTGACTCTGAAATGAACGACGACCAGAAAAAAGAGAAACTCGCCgagctgagaaagagagagagagagatccaggATATACTTAGCCAAAAACTGACAGAGCTGAAGGAAATATGCCTGCGGGAGGCT GAACTCACTGGCAAACTCCCAAAAGAGTATCCCCACATCAAAGGCGAAACCCCTCCTCATGTTCGGAGGAGAGTCGGGACGGCCTTCAAATTGGATGACCTTTTCCCATATAATGAG GATCCATACCTCAGAAATTTGGAGAGCCGCTTTGCGTTGCAGCAGAAAATCGTGGAGGCGGCCAAGAAGCTCGCTGCTGAGCCTGACATCTCTAAATTAGTGAGGAAAAAAAGGAGGAGGAACTGTCTGGACGCCATGCAAAAGCTGCAGGAGATCGAAGATGAAATGAACCAATACAGACTGAAGAAAGGGCAGAAACCCACACAGAGAGCTTCTGTGATCATAGCCG ATGAACTGGCTCAGTCTGAGTGCAGCTCTCTGTGTGAAAGTCTTCCTCTAGATGACG ATGATGGCAAGAGGCCACGTTCCCGCTCCGTCCAATGCTCCCCATGTCTTAGTCCTCCTTTGTCATCCTCCGGCCTGGAATACAACACCGAGAGAAGATCCTCATCCAGCGACACACATCACGACAGACCTCTTAACAG ATTAGATCATGAGGTCCAAGGCCCAGGACATTATTACATCCCCCGAGAGGTGTTCTCTGCCCAAAGCAGTCCATGTAAAACGTTACCCAGAATGCCAAAGGATCCCCGCAGCTTACCGCAAACCCCCGTCATGCCCCGTAATGCCTACAGCAACAGCCAACTCGG GTCAGAAGGTCACATCCGTGGTTTCCGGCACCGCAGTGGCAGTTTGGAGTCCCAGTCACAAGTTCTCCACTCTCACTGTGCAAACAAGTCGGCCTTCCCGCTGTCTCCGTCCCGCCGTAGCAACAGTACTGAGGTGCTGGACGACTGCTCGTCCTATACCAGCATGTCCAGCATGGACTACTGTCTCCCCTGCTCGGCCACTCCTCCCTACCGCGTGCTGGACTCACAATCCCATGACTACCGGCTCCACCGCAAAGTCGAGATCTATGGCAATACGGGCAGCATGCCAAACTTGGTCCCTCAAAGTTCCAGCTGTTATGGCTACCAGCAGAATCACTACGGCCCCACTGCGTACTGCGTGACTGGGTATCCCGGTTTCGAATATGAGCCTTGTTCTAATGGAGCTTATGTCTATGAGAGCGAACTTGAGGGTCACTATAACATCAACCCCACTTACCCAGCACATGGGTACCAGAGTCGTAGTCGGAATAGGCATTATGGAATAGAGGGGTCGGATAATTTGTCACAGAATCCATACGCCACTGTAAGGCCCCCTAGGGGAAGACAGGGGCCCTTGAACGAGGTGTTGACGAAGAACATGTACAAGGCTTTGGTGGCGGAGCATTTGAAGGGATGGTACAATCGCAGTGCTGGGCACAGGGACCCAGGTACATATCAGCTGGTGTACACCTACAAATATGACCGAGGTTCCCAGCACAGCTTGGGTTACCAGACACTGCCCGCACCCTTCAGCCACTCCAGCCGAACCAACTCGTTCTCCTCAG TATCGTCTACTGCCAGTGGAGGGGGAAACTGGCAGAATCATTTAGCCGTGGGTCTGACTGATGGTGAACTGCCAGACGGTCCCTTGAGCGCTGGGGCTTACAGTCCTTCATACAGTCGCAGTCCTACACACAACAG